The Leucobacter viscericola genome includes a window with the following:
- a CDS encoding MarR family transcriptional regulator, with protein MMSSMVLDGAAPRSRASDPVTSVDAGRSVNVNASQAAVLEAIERTMDHGITQGALEEFLSGTWSPSRIRSAVSELEDRGLVEATGETRATVYGRQARVYRAVKAVS; from the coding sequence ATGATGAGCAGCATGGTGTTGGATGGTGCCGCGCCAAGGTCGCGTGCTTCTGATCCGGTTACGTCGGTTGATGCGGGCCGGTCGGTGAATGTGAATGCGTCGCAGGCTGCCGTGTTGGAGGCTATCGAGCGCACTATGGATCACGGCATCACGCAGGGGGCGCTTGAGGAGTTCCTGTCGGGTACTTGGTCGCCGTCGCGGATCCGGTCTGCGGTGTCTGAGCTTGAGGATCGGGGACTTGTTGAGGCTACCGGCGAGACACGTGCAACGGTTTACGGGCGTCAGGCTCGCGTGTACCGGGCAGTGAAGGCGGTGTCCTGA
- a CDS encoding polymer-forming cytoskeletal protein, whose protein sequence is MEKKFELTGESRMGRLGVTVHQIRATEDIPRRGIRKGDLGGWVESADLPNGNARVSGDAWVSGNAEVSGNAWVSGDAWVSGDARVSGNAWVYGDAWVSGDARVSGNARVSGNARVSGNAWVSGNARVSGDARVSGDARVSGNAWVSGNARVSGNARVSGNARVYGDARVSGDAEVSGNADLEKHWHYLVVGPIGSEGVTATFVRTKNGKHRLNVGCWDGTLGTLMAEVKRRRAGWVADEDTQELWVLQYKGLRDLGKATVKRWKKAKSDD, encoded by the coding sequence GTGGAGAAGAAGTTTGAACTTACAGGCGAGTCGCGTATGGGGCGGCTCGGGGTTACGGTCCATCAGATCCGTGCGACCGAGGACATTCCTCGCCGCGGTATCCGTAAAGGCGATCTCGGAGGCTGGGTAGAGTCGGCAGACCTACCCAACGGCAACGCGAGGGTGTCCGGCGACGCGTGGGTGTCCGGCAACGCGGAGGTGTCCGGCAACGCGTGGGTGTCCGGCGACGCGTGGGTGTCCGGCGACGCGAGGGTGTCCGGCAACGCGTGGGTGTACGGCGACGCGTGGGTGTCCGGCGACGCGAGGGTGTCCGGCAACGCGAGGGTGTCCGGCAACGCGAGGGTGTCCGGCAACGCGTGGGTGTCCGGCAACGCGAGGGTGTCCGGCGACGCGAGGGTGTCCGGCGACGCGAGGGTGTCCGGCAACGCGTGGGTGTCCGGCAACGCGAGGGTGTCCGGCAACGCGAGGGTGTCCGGCAACGCGAGGGTGTACGGCGACGCGAGGGTGTCCGGCGACGCGGAGGTGTCCGGCAACGCGGATCTCGAAAAGCACTGGCACTACCTCGTAGTAGGCCCGATTGGATCCGAAGGCGTTACCGCAACGTTCGTTCGCACCAAGAACGGCAAGCATCGCCTCAACGTGGGGTGCTGGGATGGCACGCTCGGCACGTTGATGGCTGAGGTAAAGCGACGTCGCGCCGGATGGGTTGCTGACGAGGATACGCAGGAGCTCTGGGTGTTGCAGTACAAGGGGCTGCGGGATCTCGGGAAAGCTACCGTGAAGCGTTGGAAGAAGGCGAAGTCGGATGACTGA
- a CDS encoding RusA family crossover junction endodeoxyribonuclease, translated as MITFRVDGVPVPQGSKTVAQGGGKAWLRDANGAKLKPWRALVQSVAEAALLEAGGVGFDCPVELHVTFFMPRPKKPKFHLPATKPDIDKLLRAVMDALTKSGVIRDDSRVTAVSMYESFTDDLNPAGVDVSVFEDRRER; from the coding sequence ATGATTACGTTCAGAGTTGATGGTGTGCCGGTGCCGCAGGGTTCTAAGACGGTGGCGCAGGGTGGCGGTAAGGCGTGGCTGCGTGACGCGAATGGTGCGAAGTTGAAGCCGTGGCGCGCGCTCGTTCAGAGTGTCGCTGAGGCGGCGCTGCTCGAGGCGGGTGGTGTCGGGTTTGACTGTCCCGTGGAACTGCACGTGACATTCTTCATGCCGCGCCCGAAGAAGCCGAAGTTCCATCTACCGGCCACGAAACCGGACATCGACAAGTTGCTGCGTGCGGTCATGGATGCGCTCACGAAGTCGGGTGTGATTCGTGACGATTCTCGCGTAACTGCAGTGTCGATGTACGAGTCATTCACGGACGATCTCAACCCGGCGGGTGTTGATGTGTCGGTGTTTGAGGATCGGAGGGAACGGTGA
- a CDS encoding PD-(D/E)XK nuclease-like domain-containing protein produces the protein MSEQMRREGVVYGMPEAEYHAPRDELSSAGAKLILECAAKFKYQVIDGNRVHRPAFDLGTAVHTKVLGVGAEFIEYPNEHLTASGNVSTKAATVLWENEMREAGHIILTPAQALQADCMAEAVLREPESRRLFEREGNAEVSIFHELNGVKRRGRFDYLPSEGGFAVDLKTTLDASPFGFRSSVENFGYHIQYGHYTDILERITGEKRDMIFVVVEKAPPYLVNVIRFDELEDYARFGETEALEAVDRYRRCMESGEWPGYLEQGITKIKPSMRLVYDFQDKYESEEMQL, from the coding sequence TTGAGCGAGCAAATGAGGCGTGAGGGTGTCGTGTACGGGATGCCCGAAGCCGAGTACCACGCGCCGAGAGATGAGCTGTCATCAGCCGGAGCCAAGCTCATTCTCGAATGCGCCGCGAAGTTCAAATATCAGGTGATCGACGGGAACCGGGTCCACCGTCCCGCGTTCGATCTCGGGACGGCGGTGCACACGAAAGTGCTCGGGGTTGGTGCTGAATTTATTGAGTATCCCAACGAGCATTTGACAGCATCAGGCAACGTGTCCACGAAGGCCGCAACAGTGCTGTGGGAGAACGAAATGCGAGAGGCGGGACACATCATCCTCACGCCCGCTCAAGCACTGCAGGCGGACTGTATGGCTGAGGCCGTGTTGCGGGAGCCGGAGTCACGCCGATTGTTTGAGCGCGAGGGCAATGCCGAAGTGTCCATCTTCCACGAGCTCAATGGAGTAAAGCGCCGCGGAAGGTTTGACTATCTTCCCTCTGAGGGCGGTTTCGCGGTCGATCTGAAAACCACATTGGATGCGTCACCGTTCGGTTTTCGTTCGTCGGTTGAGAATTTTGGCTATCACATTCAGTACGGCCACTACACGGACATTCTTGAGCGCATCACTGGCGAGAAACGGGACATGATTTTCGTCGTGGTTGAGAAGGCGCCTCCCTACCTTGTCAATGTCATCAGGTTCGACGAGCTTGAGGACTATGCCCGATTCGGCGAGACAGAAGCGCTCGAAGCAGTGGACAGATACCGGCGCTGCATGGAGTCCGGCGAATGGCCCGGCTATCTCGAACAAGGCATCACAAAGATCAAGCCGTCAATGCGGTTAGTCTACGACTTTCAGGACAAATACGAGAGTGAGGAAATGCAGTTATGA